One genomic segment of Oncorhynchus tshawytscha isolate Ot180627B unplaced genomic scaffold, Otsh_v2.0 Un_scaffold_1_pilon_pilon, whole genome shotgun sequence includes these proteins:
- the LOC112239119 gene encoding C-type lectin domain family 4 member M-like, protein MANYVNKQVIELNEVTEENRNKATRSVKSETQLSDGRTRLYRMAAVCLGVLCVLQVILNISLRLAFSGYNEKRNQLENCYNTTGLVQDRNQPDTSSGIIDLCTDRDQLQKERDQCQTNMNQLERERDQLLRERNQLLRGRDQSVTSSGIIDLCTDRDQLQEEIDQCKNNMNQLEMERNQLLRNRDQAQNTDSKNQLQERYNALTRDRDILRNRVSVLTNEKVALEKRLSEHGINICQKIRKTCPDGWRLWGSSCYFLSTEMKTWEESRLDCLNRGANLVIINSKEEQEFLFGLNKGAWIGLSDSVTEGTWKWVDGTPLTTPSYWYSQQPDNGGDNPANGEEDCVEMNTETWLPVKAWNDQSCFNNRYWICEKRV, encoded by the exons ATGGCAAACTACGTCAACAAACAGGTGATTGAATTAAATGAAGTTACTGAAGAAAACAGGAACAAAGCAACGAGGAGCGTGAAGAGTGAGACCCAACTCTCAG ATGGAAGAACAAGACTCTACAGGATGGCTGCTGTGTGTTTAGGAGTGCTGTGTGTTCTACAAGTCATTCTCAACATCTCCCTGAGACTGGCTTTCT CTGGCTATAACGAAAAGAGGAACCAGTTAGAGAACTGTTACAACACCACTGGTCTGGTGCAAGACAGAAACCAGCCAGATACCAGTAGTGGTATCATTGACCTGtgtacagacagagaccagctgcagaaggagagagaccagtGTCAGACGAACATGAaccagctagagagggagagagaccagttactgAGGGAGAGAAACCAGTTGCTGAGGGGCAGAGACCAGTCAGTTACCAGTAGTGGTATCATTGACCTGTGTACAGACAGAGACCAGTTGCAGGAGGAGATAGACCAGTGTAAAAATAACATGAACcagctagagatggagagaaaccaGTTATTGAGGAACAGAGACCAGGCACAGAATACAGATAGCAAAAACCAGTTACAGGAGCGTTATAATGCCCTGACTAGAGACAGGGACATTTTGAGAAACAGGGTCAGTGTTCTGACCAATGAGAAGGTGGCGCTGGAGAAGAGGCTCTCTGAGCATG GGATAAACATTTGTCAGAAAATCAGAAAAACTTGTCCAGACGGTTGGAGGCTGTGGGGATCCAGCTGTTACTTCCTGTCTACTGAGATGAAAACCTGGGAAGAGAGCAGACTGGACTGTCTGAACAGAGGAGCAAACCTGGTGATCATAAACAGCAAGGAGGAacag GAGTTTCTCTTTGGCCTCAATAAGGGAGCCTGGATTGGTCTGTCTGACTCTGTTACTGAAGGGACCTGGAAATGGGTGGACGGCACaccactgaccaccccaag TTACTGGTACTCACAGCAACCTGATAATGGTGGTGACAACCCAGCAAATGGGGAGGAGGACTGTGTTGAGATGAACACAGAAACCTGGCTTCCTGTAAAGGCATGGAATGACCAGTCATGTTTTAACAATCGTTACTGGATCTGTGAGAAAAGGGTTTAA